A genomic segment from Salvia splendens isolate huo1 chromosome 13, SspV2, whole genome shotgun sequence encodes:
- the LOC121760782 gene encoding brassinosteroid-responsive RING protein 1-like: MLTALGLVHKFMYALLSVLRLGDFLEMETASFASPDYCSAVLIRELLPVVKFTDLEKDLDEPERCTVCLCEFGGEDEIRRLRNCQHIFHPS, encoded by the coding sequence ATGCTGACGGCATTAGGACTTGTGCATAAATTTATGTATGCTCTGCTATCTGTATTACGGCTGGGTGATTTTCTCGAGATGGAAACGGCGTCATTTGCGTCGCCCGATTATTGTAGCGCGGTGCTGATCCGCGAGCTGCTGCCGGTGGTGAAATTCACAGATTTGGAGAAGGATCTTGACGAGCCGGAGAGGTGCACGGTGTGCCTGTGCGAATTCGGTGGTGAGGACGAGATCCGGCGGCTAAGGAACTGCCAGCACATATTCCACCCATCTTAA